The Littorina saxatilis isolate snail1 linkage group LG13, US_GU_Lsax_2.0, whole genome shotgun sequence genome contains a region encoding:
- the LOC138946328 gene encoding protein IWS1 homolog — translation MDVDEDYPGSGGSTPVQDEEGAEAGSGQGSPARNESGPESPANNRMEVDDDDYVSDGGEVEREVEQQEVEDDGEAEDIEREEVEREVDEGGEYLGDTPHHEQEDEDDHHSGNNDQEGPASPSSIPSPVASPVGSGPQSPVGSTPASPTSQPRSRSPSPTGSAPASPAGSAPASPASQARSRSPSPTGSAIAPGSPQSGPASPAGSAPGSPAGSARSGSRSPARSGSRSPARSARSRSGSPARSGSRSPARSVRSGSGSPARSARSGSRSPARSVRSGSGSPAGSRRGSASPARSRSRSKSGSRSRSGSPASRGSRKGSASPARSRSRSRSRSGSPASRASSDSGVVRKRKRRIIDDDSDKENDDDEKSVRAGSDDEEKAESDEEGGKSRGKKASKGSDDDDSDKESVADELIADIFGSSDEEEEFAGFDEGDVRSKKKEKKKTSAIKSDDDEDEGLAEGLPAEGEGTQEAPPQLSDDENDDAVRRDGEAGGASDFDVMMMRKKEETRKNRRKRKDADMINDNDDLIADMITKMKEAAEEDRMLNTKRQPATRKLRFLPFVESQLKKSDLHLIFLESGILSALTDWLAPLPDKSLPHYNIREALLRILTQFPVISSESLKSSGIGKAIMYLYKHPKEVKINRERAGKLINDWSRPIFNLTSDFKNMSREERQQRDYEMEPKRRRTSMEGEQTPRQNIDNALEGDQKALRPGDPGWVYRARVPLPSNKDYIHRPVSSVDAPPMKPSSKKKITRYEKHVRSFKEKKKYIKGQKAVAISIEGRNMTL, via the exons ATGGATGTCGATGAAGACTATCCAG GTAGTGGAGGAAGCACCCCAGTTCAGGATGAGGAGGGGGCAGAAGCAGGCAGCGGGCAAGGTTCACCTGCCCGAAACGAGTCTGGACCGGAATCCCCAGCCAACAACCGCATGGAAGTCGACGATGATGATTATGTCAGCGACGGAGGGGAGGTTGAGCGAGAGGTGGAACAGCAGGAGGTGGAAGATGACGGAGAGGCGGAAGACATTGAACGAGAAGAG GTGGAGAGAGAGGTTGATGAGGGAGGAGAATACCTAGGGGACACCCCCCACCACGAACAAGAGGACGAAGACGACCACCACAGCGGCAACAACGACCAGGAAGGCCCCGCTTCCCCCTCTTCCATCCCCAgtccagttgcctcccctgtcggCAGCGGTCCTCAGTCCCCTGTGGGCAGCACTCCTGCCAGCCCAACTTCACAGCCACGCAGTCGCTCCCCATCACCCACAGGGAGTGCTCCTGCCTCTCCTGCAGGAAGCGCTCCAGCCAGCCCTGCTTCACAGGCCCGGAgtcgctctccctctcccacaGGAAGTGCAATCGCTCCAGGGTCTCCGCAGAGTGGACCTGCATCGCCTGCAGGGAGTGCTCCCGGTTCTCCAGCCGGGAGTGCAAGAAGTGGCTCCCGGTCTCCGGCTAGGAGCGGTTCCAGATCTCCGGCTAGGAGCGCAAGGAGTCGCTCTGGGTCACCAGCCAGAAGTGGCTCCCGTTCCCCGGCAAGGAGTGTCAGAAGCGGCTCTGGTTCTCCTGCGAGGAGTGCAAGAAGTGGTTCTAGGTCTCCAGCAAGAAGTGTCAGAAGTGGCTCCGGCTCTCCAGCTG GATCCAGACGGGGTTCAGCCTCTCCAGCtagatcaaggtcaaggtcaaaatcTGGTTCTCGCTCCAGGTCAGGCTCACCAGCTTCCAGAG GTTCAAGAAAGGGGTCAGCGTCGCCTGCCAGATCAAGGTCACGGTCAAGGTCCCGATCAGGATCTCCTGCTTCAAGAG CCTCCTCAGACAGTGGTGTAGTGAGGAAGAGAAAGCGGCGTATCATCGACGATGACTCAGACAAAGAGAATGACGATGATGAGAAGTCAGTTCGTGCAGGCAGCGACGATGA ggAGAAGGCAGAGTCGGATGAGGAAGGTGGGAAGTCTCGCGGCAAGAAAGCAA GTAAAGggagtgatgatgatgacagcgACAAAGA GTCAGTGGCAGATGAGCTCATTGCAGACATTTTTGGATCAAGCGATGAAGAGGAGGAATTTGCT ggTTTTGATGAAGGTGATGTGCGttcaaagaagaaggagaagaagaaaacat CGGCCATCAAATCAGACGACGATGAAGATGAGGGCTTGGCGGAAGGATTACCAGCTGAAGGGGAGGGAACCCAAGAGGCTCCGCCACAGTTGTCTGATGACGAAAACGATGACGCTGTTCGCAGAGATGGAGAAGCAGG TGGTGCATCCGACTTTGACGTCATGATGATGCGTAAGAAGGAGGAGACGAGAAAGAACAGACGCAAACGTAAAGACGCAGACATGATCAACGACAACGACGATCTAATCGCCGACATGATCACCAAGATGAAAGAGGCTGCAGAG GAGGACCGTATGTTGAACACCAAACGCCAACCTGCAACACGCAAACTCAGGTTCCTTCCCTTTGTGGAGTCACAGTTGAAAAA GTCCGATCTGCATCTTATCTTCTTGGAGTCGGGAATCTTGAGTGCTCTTACA GACTGGCTGGCCCCGTTACCAGACAAGAGTCTCCCTCACTACAACATCCGCGAGGCTTTGCTGCGTATTCTGACTCAG TTTCCAGTGATCAGCAGTGAGAGCCTGAAGAGCAGCGGTATCGGCAAGGCCATCATGTATCTCTACAAGCACCCCAAGGAAGTGAAAATCAACCGGGAGAGGGCTGGAAAACTCATCA ACGACTGGTCACGTCCCATCTTCAATCTGACGTCAGACTTCAAGAACATGTCCCGAGAAGAACGGCAGCAGCGTGATTATGAAATGGAACCCAAAAGACGCCGCACCAG CATGGAAGGAGAACAGACTCCAAGGCAAAACATTGACAACGCTTTGGAAGGAGATCAGAA GGCGTTACGGCCTGGCGATccgggctgggtgtacagggcACGTGTCCCACTGCCGTCCAACAAAGATTACATTCATCGACCTGTCAGCAGTGTTGATGCTCCACCaatgaag CCCAGCTCCAAGAAGAAAATCACTCGCTACGAAAAGCATGTGCGCAGCTTtaaggagaagaagaaatacaTCAAGGGACAGAAAGCCGTCGCCATCAGCATTGAGGGAAGAAACATGACGCTGTAG